Part of the Polyangiaceae bacterium genome, GCCGGGGTGCTCGGTGCAGGCGTCGCGCACGAGGTGAAGAACCCAGTCAACGCCATCGTGAACGCTGCCCGCGCGCTGCAAATGGCCGAGACCTCTCGCGTGCCCCGGGACAAGCTCCTGGGCGTCGTCATCGAAGGGGCGCAGCGGATCTGCGACGTGATCTCCGTGCTCGAGGAGCACGTCCGGCCAGCCGAACCGATCGAGCAGAACGTGTGCGACGTGTCGGCCGGACTCGACTCTTCTCTTCAGCTCCTCTCCCACACCCTCGGCAGCGTCGAGATCCACCGGGAGCTCGCGGCGCGACGCCCGGTCATCGCGCCGGCGCGTCAGCTGAACCAGGTCTTCTTGAATTTGCTCCACAACGCGGTGCGGGTGCGTCCGAAGAACATCTGGCTGGAGAGCCGGGACACGGCGGCAGGGGTAGAGGTCACGGTCGCAGACGACGGTCCCGGCGTCCCGCCGGACCTGGTGGACCTGTTGTTCGAGCCGTTCTTCCCCTCGACCGACTCCGACAGCGGCGCCGGGCTGGGCCTCTATCTCTGCCAGCGCCTGTTGGAGGAGGTCGGCGGGCAGATCCGCTATCGCCCGCGAGCCGGCGGCGGCGCCGAGTTCATCGTCGGTATCCCTGCGATGGAGGCGGCGGCGTGAGCGGCCTGGTCCTGTTCGTCGACGACGACGACGCGAACCTCCTGGTCTGCGAGGCCATCGTCGGTAGCGAGATGGAGCTCTGCACGGCCCCCAGCGCGGCCCGCGCCCTGGAGGTGCTGGAGAGCCGAGAGGTGGCCGTCCTGGTCACCGATCAGCGCATGCCCGGGATGACCGGCGTCGAGCTGTGCGAGCAGTCGCTCCGGATCTCGCCGGAGACGATCCGCATCCTGATCACCGCGTACTCCGACTTGAAGGCGGCGATCGACGCCATCAACCGCGGGCAGGTCCGTCGCTACATCCGCAAGCCGTGGCAACCCGAGGAGCTCCTGGCCGAGCTCCGGGACGCGCTGGCGATTCGGGACACCGCACGCCAGCTCCGCGACGCGGAGAGACGTCTCCGGGAGGTGGAGCGCGTCTACACGCTGGGCGTGTTGGCGGCGGCGGTCGGGCACGAGCTCGCGAACCCGCTCGCGATCGTGACGGCCAGCGCCGACGTCGCGCGAGGTGAGCTGGAGCAGCTCGAGAGAGAGCTGCGCGAGCCTGGCGCGGCGACTCCACGGCTGCGGAGCCGCGTGGACGCGCTGTCGTCGCTGGTCGCCGACTTGTGCCTGGGGGCCAACCAGATGACCACCGTTCTGGCCGACATGCGGCAGCTGTTCCGGAGCACCACGGTGCCCGAAGAGATCCGCCTCCGCGACGTGGCGGAGCAGGCCCTGCGCCTGGTGCCCCGAGGCTTGCGGGAGCACGCGGACACCCGCTTGGTCGTGAAGGGAGAGCCCCGGGTCGCGGGCTCCTGCCCCAAGCTCATGCAGCTCGTGCTCAACCTGGTCGTCAACGCGCTCCAGGCGTTCGGCGCCAGACGACCCGGGAACGCGGTGCAAATCGCCATCTGGTCCGAAGAGGACCACGCCGTGCTGGAGGTGCGCGACAACGGGCCGGGGATCCCCGCGGGGCTCGGGGACCGGGTCTTCGAGCAGTTCTTCACCACCAAGGCCGAGGGCGGCGCGGGCCTCGGCCTGGCGATCTCGCGCCGGATCGCCGAGGATCACGGCGGGACCCTGACCGCGCCGCCCGCTGCCACTGGCGCCTGCTTCCGCCTGGAGCTTCCACCCTACCGGGGCTGAACGCGGGGACCCTGCCCTGCCCACCCGAGCAGTCCTTCGCGCGCGCTTGACTGGCGGCGCGCCTTCCGTCATAAGTCCGCGCTCCCGGCGGTCCTGGAGGCCCAATTGCGCCCCGGTCCGGCCCGAGAACGAGTGAGGCGCTGCCGCCTCCGCCATAGGAGTCGATTCCCATGCCGAAAATGAAGACCAACCGCGCCGCTGCCAAGCGCTTCAAGGTGACTGGCAAGGGCCGCGTTCGCCGCCCCAAGTGCGGCGCCCAGCACGGCTTCATCGGCAAGAGCCGCAAGCGTCGTCGTCGCCTGCGCGACAACGACATGGTGTCGCCGGCCATGGAGCGGCGCGTGAAGATTCTGCTGCCCTACGGCTGAGCCCAGGGCGCCCAGAGGAGAGAGAAGATGTCCCGCGTCAAACGAGGTGTCACCGCTCATCGCCGCCACAAGCGCGTGTTCGAGCAGGTCGAGGGCTTCCACGGCGGCCGGAAGAACCGCTTCCGCCAAGCGCTGCACGTTCTCTGGCACAGCTGGCTGTACGCCTACGAGGGCCGCAAGCTCAAGAAGCGCGACTTCCGCAGCCTGTGGATCACGCGCATCAACGCCGCGTGCCGCCTGAACGGCACCACGTACTCGAAGCTCATGGGCACTCTCAAGGCGAGCGACATCGAGCTCGATCGCAAGGTCCTCGCGGACATGGCGATCAACGATCCGGCCGCCTTCAAGCAGCTCACCGAGCTCGCCGTCGCGGCCGCCAAGTAGCGCGCCCGTGTCCGACGCGGCGGCGGAGATCGAAGCGGGGCTCCGGGCGCTCGGAGAGCGTTTTCGGGAGGCCTTCGCCCGCGCCGCGACGGAGCAGGAGCTGCGCAACGCCAAGGCCGAGGTGCTCGGCAAGAACGGCGAGCTGACGAAGCTCTTGAAGCTCATGGGCAAGGTGCCCGCTGAGCAGAAGAAGAGCATCGGCGAGCAGGTCAACGCCGTCAAAGACGGCGTCGAGAAGGCCTTCGACGAGCGCCTCCGCGCCCTCTTGCGGGCCGCGCGCGACGCCGACCTCGCGGCGCGACCCTTCGATTTGACGCTGCCAGGCCGCGTGCCGGCACCGCGCGGGCACCTGCACCCGATCACCCGGGTGAAGGACGAGATCCTCGACATCTTCCGCTCCCTGGGCTTCGAGGTGTCGTGGGGCCCCGAGGTGGATCTCGAGGCCAACAACTTCGAGAAGCTCGCCTTCCCGCCGGACCACCCGGCCACCGACATGCAGGACAGCTTCTGGGTCAACGTCGAGGGCGGCCGCCCGGACGCGCGGGTTCTGCTCCGCACTCACACCAGCACGGTGCAGGTCCGCGAGATGAGCACGCACACCCCGCCCATGGCCATCGTGAGCGGCGGCGCCGTCTACCGGCGCGACGACGACGTGACCCACTCGCCGATGTTCCACCAAATCGAGGGCTTCTTGGTGGCCGAGAAAGTCAGCTTCGCCGAGCTCAAAGGTGTGCTCACCGCGTTCGCGGAGCGGCTCTACGGTCCCGGCACTCCGGTGCGCTTCCGGCCGAGCTACTTCCCCTTCGTCGAGCCCGGCGCCGAGGTGGACGTGGGCTGCGTGTTCTGCCGCGCCGACGACGGCTCCCGCCCGAGCTGCCGCGTGTGCAAGGCCACCGGCTGGCTCGAGATCCTGGGTTGCGGCATGGTGCACCCGGCGGTCTTCGAGCACTGCGGCATCGATCCCGAGAAGTACACGGGGTTCGCCTTCGGCCTCGGCGTCGAGCGCGTCGCGATGCTGCGCTACGGCATCCCGGACATCCGCCTGCTGTTCGAGAACGACCCCCGGTTCCTGGCGCAGTTCTGAGCGGCGCTGCCGGCCGTGGTACGCTCGGCGGATGACGCCCGCGTGCGCTTCACATGCTGTCCCGCCGCCGCGGGATGGCTTCGCCGACGCCCTCGAGGAGGCGCGCGAGGTGGAGAACGCATCGTTCGCGGAGCGGTACCAGCTGCTCGAGGCGGCGTGTGCCTTCGTCTTCCAGGTCCTGGAGCAGCACCCCGATCGAGAGGCGATCCTGTCGTACCGCGATCCGTTGCCGCCGGACGCGCCGGGCGTGCTCGAGCGCGCGCGACACGCGAGCCCCGCGCATGGCTGAGCCGGTCGTGATCCTCGCCGCCGCCGACGTCGCGGCCGCGCTCGAGGGCGCCGGGTTCGCCTACGCCGTCGGGGGTGCCATCGCGCTGGCCTATTGGGGCGTTCCCCGCGCCACGGTGGACGTGGACGTCGGCGTCGCGGCGGAGGCGATGCAGCTCCCGGAGCTCTTCGCCGCGCTCCGCCGCGGCGGGTGCGAGCTCGACGAAGCGAAGGCCGCGGAAGCAGCCATGCGGGGCGACTTCGGTTGTCGCGCGCGCGGCGTTCGCGTGGACGTGTTCCTGCCGGTGCTGCCGCTGGCCAGGAGCGCGCTGGAACGACGCGTGAGCGTGCCGTTTGGGTCGCGCCAGCTGTGGATCGTCACCAAGGAGGACGCAGTCCTCTTCAAGTTGCTGTTCGGTCGCACCAAGGACCTGGCCGATCTCGAGCGCCTCTTCTCGGTGCACCCGGAGGCGTTGGACCGCGGCTATCTGGACGGCTGGGTGGCGGCTTTGTTCACGGCGGACGATCCACGTCGCGCGACCTACGCCTCCCTGCTGGCCAGAGCGGGGCTGTCTTGACCGTGCCGAGCCTCCAGGTCCGCGGGCGCGCGGTCCCGGCCATCATGTACGGAACAGCCTGGAAGGAAGACGACACCGCGCGGCTCGTGCGCCTCGCCCTCGATGCCGGCTTCCGCGCCATCGACACCGCCAACCAGCGCAAGCACTACTTCGAAGCCGGGGTCGGCGAGGCCGTAGCCGCTGCCGGGGTGCCGCGGGAAAAGCTCTTCCTGCAGACCAAGTTCACCTACGCCCGCGGGCAGGACCATCGCCTGCCCTACGATCCGCGGGCCAGCTTCGCGACGCAGGTCGAGCAGTCCTTCGCGATCTCGCTCGAGCACCTCGGCACCAGCTACGTGGACTCCTTCGTGCTCCATGGTCCCGCCAGCGGGCGCGGCCTGACGCCGGCGGACCGAGAGGTCTGGACGACCATGGAGGCGCTGGCGAAGGCCGACAAGACGCGCCTGCTCGGCGTGAGCAACGTGTCCCTCGAGCAGCTCGCGGCCTTCGTCGAGCTCGCGTCAGTGCCCATCGCCTTCGTGCAGAACCGCTGCTACGCGCGTACCGGCTGGGATCGCGACGTGCGCGCGCTGTGCCGCCGCGAGGGCATCGTGTACCAGGGATTCTCGCTGCTCACCGCCAACGAGCGCGAGCTCCGGGCTCCTCGGGTCCGGAGCATCGCCGCGCGCCTCGGCGTCGGGATCCCCGAGGTCGTGTTCCGCTTCGCGCACCAGCTCGGCATGCTGCCGCTCACCGGCACCTCCGATCCGGAGCACATGCGCCAGGATCTCGGGAGCCTCGCGCTCGAGCTCGACGCCGCCGACGTCGAGGCGCTCGAGCAGGTGGCCTTCGCCTGACTCACTGCTTGGCGTAGGTCGCGACCTCGGTTTTGGCGCCGCTGGCGAAGATCTCCATCAGCCCGGTGGCTGTGGCGGTGAATGCGAACGAGACCTGATTCGAGCCAGGACAGGTCTCCTTGGCGGAGAGCGTCGTGCCCTGAATGGTGAGGTCGTAGTTGACGTGCTGCTCCGTGGGTTGCTTCAGCGCGACCTCGACCTTGCCGCCGGCCACCTTCGAGGTGACCTGTCGCATCATCGACCCGGGCGCGGCGCCGTACACCTCCCACTTGGTGAGCACGTAGGTCCCGTCCACGATGTTGCCGCCCTGGGCGCTGGGCGGTGACCCGGTGCCTGCGACTTCGGGAACGGCGCTGCCGAGGAGCACGACCGTGTTGCACCCGCTCTGGCCGCCGCTGCCGCCGCTCGCTCCGCCCGCGCCACCCGTCACGCCGCCCGCGCCACCCGTCGCGCCGCCCGCGCCACCCGTCGCGCCGCCGCTGCCCGCGGCTCCACCCGTCGCGCCGCCGGCGCCCGCCGTTCCACCCGTCGCACCTCCGCTGCCTCCCGCGGAGCCGCCGCTGCCCGCGGCGCCACCCGTCGCACCGCCGCTGCCGCCCGCGCCGCCAGTCGAAGCGCCCGCCGATCCGGAGCCGTCGTCGTCTCCACCGCACCCGACGCCCGAGCCGCACACCATGACGAGCAGCAGAACCCAGCGCTTCATCCGCACCTCCGCGGCAAGAGGATACCACTCACGCGCCGCGAGCGTAGCCGCGGAGCGCCCGAGGCAGGTCGGCCGACGTGAGGCTGCCGGTCTCGACCTTCCGCCCGTCGTAGCTCAGCCAGAACACCACGGTCTTGTCGCGGAGCTTCGGCGCGTCGGCCTGGAGCGCGGCCAGCGCCTTGGCGCAATAGGTCAGGTCGAGCTCGAGGCCCGCGTGCTTCCTCGCCAGCTCCCGCGCGCGACGACCGGAGCCCGTCGGCTCCGCGTAGCCCTTGCCCACCCAGCCCTCTCGCACGCTGAGCCGCGGCCCTCGATCGTAGAGGGGGAACGTCGGGTCGAGCTCGTGCAACAGCGCGCTGGTCTCCAGCGCGGCCTTGCGCAAGAGCGCGGGCGTCCCGTAGCGCGGGCTCGCGGTGCGCACCGCCACCACGTCCGCGGCCGCCCCCGCGGCGTCGAGACCGAGCGCGAGACCCACCGCGCTCCCACCCGTGCCGAGCGGCAGGTAGACGACGTCCGGGGAGAGCTCGGCCGCGAGCTCCAGGCCCGCTGCGACGAAGCCCGCGTTGCCAACGGCCGAGCTGCCACCGGTCGGGATCGGGTACGGGCGCTCCGGCAGCCGTGCCATCGCCCGGGTCGCTTGGGCCTCCGTGCCCACGAGGCGCTGCTCGGCACCGAGCGCGGCCTGCGCCATCAGGTGCTCGCGCGCTTGCACGCTCGGCCGCTCCG contains:
- a CDS encoding aldo/keto reductase, encoding MYGTAWKEDDTARLVRLALDAGFRAIDTANQRKHYFEAGVGEAVAAAGVPREKLFLQTKFTYARGQDHRLPYDPRASFATQVEQSFAISLEHLGTSYVDSFVLHGPASGRGLTPADREVWTTMEALAKADKTRLLGVSNVSLEQLAAFVELASVPIAFVQNRCYARTGWDRDVRALCRREGIVYQGFSLLTANERELRAPRVRSIAARLGVGIPEVVFRFAHQLGMLPLTGTSDPEHMRQDLGSLALELDAADVEALEQVAFA
- a CDS encoding pyridoxal-phosphate dependent enzyme, translating into MDRRSALLSLLGLSLWPAPVAAAQRKLVQRYPGTRALPWLDLGGFPTPLTEAPELARAMGVGRLFVKRDDRAGARYGGSKLRKLELLLGDAEARGFRAVATQGGVSSNQTLATAFFAKQRGLAAHLFLLPERPSVQAREHLMAQAALGAEQRLVGTEAQATRAMARLPERPYPIPTGGSSAVGNAGFVAAGLELAAELSPDVVYLPLGTGGSAVGLALGLDAAGAAADVVAVRTASPRYGTPALLRKAALETSALLHELDPTFPLYDRGPRLSVREGWVGKGYAEPTGSGRRARELARKHAGLELDLTYCAKALAALQADAPKLRDKTVVFWLSYDGRKVETGSLTSADLPRALRGYARGA
- the rplT gene encoding 50S ribosomal protein L20 — encoded protein: MSRVKRGVTAHRRHKRVFEQVEGFHGGRKNRFRQALHVLWHSWLYAYEGRKLKKRDFRSLWITRINAACRLNGTTYSKLMGTLKASDIELDRKVLADMAINDPAAFKQLTELAVAAAK
- the rpmI gene encoding 50S ribosomal protein L35; the encoded protein is MPKMKTNRAAAKRFKVTGKGRVRRPKCGAQHGFIGKSRKRRRRLRDNDMVSPAMERRVKILLPYG
- the pheS gene encoding phenylalanine--tRNA ligase subunit alpha; translated protein: MEAGLRALGERFREAFARAATEQELRNAKAEVLGKNGELTKLLKLMGKVPAEQKKSIGEQVNAVKDGVEKAFDERLRALLRAARDADLAARPFDLTLPGRVPAPRGHLHPITRVKDEILDIFRSLGFEVSWGPEVDLEANNFEKLAFPPDHPATDMQDSFWVNVEGGRPDARVLLRTHTSTVQVREMSTHTPPMAIVSGGAVYRRDDDVTHSPMFHQIEGFLVAEKVSFAELKGVLTAFAERLYGPGTPVRFRPSYFPFVEPGAEVDVGCVFCRADDGSRPSCRVCKATGWLEILGCGMVHPAVFEHCGIDPEKYTGFAFGLGVERVAMLRYGIPDIRLLFENDPRFLAQF
- a CDS encoding response regulator; this translates as MSGLVLFVDDDDANLLVCEAIVGSEMELCTAPSAARALEVLESREVAVLVTDQRMPGMTGVELCEQSLRISPETIRILITAYSDLKAAIDAINRGQVRRYIRKPWQPEELLAELRDALAIRDTARQLRDAERRLREVERVYTLGVLAAAVGHELANPLAIVTASADVARGELEQLERELREPGAATPRLRSRVDALSSLVADLCLGANQMTTVLADMRQLFRSTTVPEEIRLRDVAEQALRLVPRGLREHADTRLVVKGEPRVAGSCPKLMQLVLNLVVNALQAFGARRPGNAVQIAIWSEEDHAVLEVRDNGPGIPAGLGDRVFEQFFTTKAEGGAGLGLAISRRIAEDHGGTLTAPPAATGACFRLELPPYRG